In Bradyrhizobium guangxiense, the following are encoded in one genomic region:
- the lptE gene encoding LPS assembly lipoprotein LptE, producing MLSARIRIAARLLAVAGLAALTAGCFQPMYAERGDGLPGLREKLMGVELPPISKPNASREARVGVEIRNALAFKLYGSATGMPPTHRLDIRFTTTRSSLIVSATTGLPTNENFGIDAQYNLIDVASGKSVMTGSTFSRVSYDMPGSYQRFSRNRAVRDAEDRAASEIAENITTRLASFFTAGT from the coding sequence ATGTTGTCGGCTAGGATCCGCATCGCAGCCCGCTTGCTGGCGGTCGCCGGATTGGCGGCGTTGACGGCCGGCTGCTTCCAGCCGATGTATGCCGAGCGGGGCGACGGCCTCCCCGGCTTGCGCGAGAAGCTGATGGGGGTGGAGCTGCCCCCGATCAGCAAGCCCAATGCCTCCCGCGAAGCCCGCGTCGGCGTCGAAATCCGCAACGCGCTGGCCTTCAAGCTTTACGGATCGGCGACGGGCATGCCGCCGACCCACCGGCTGGACATCCGCTTCACCACCACCCGGTCCTCACTGATCGTCAGCGCCACGACGGGACTGCCGACCAACGAAAATTTCGGCATCGACGCCCAGTACAACCTGATCGACGTCGCGAGCGGCAAGTCGGTCATGACCGGCTCGACCTTCTCGCGCGTGTCCTACGACATGCCGGGCTCCTACCAGCGTTTCTCCCGTAACCGCGCCGTGCGCGATGCGGAGGATCGTGCCGCCAGCGAGATCGCCGAAAACATCACGACCCGGCTCGCCTCGTTCTTCACTGCGGGCACTTAA